The Bacillota bacterium genome contains a region encoding:
- the ptsP gene encoding phosphoenolpyruvate--protein phosphotransferase: MRTFKGIGASEHVAVEQIFYLESLDLSVIEKNDCIPEVELKRYDDAKNQAITELEVLYEKTKLTSEETAQVFLAHQMMIEDYYFVQEVNQLLESNKNVEYAVQLTANKFKEMFEAMDDELMRARAADVQDISNRLLRILKGIKEEVLSPKGKFILICEDLLPSDIVKFDQKSIAGFVTKYGSKSSHAAILARTLNLPIVVHLDKLFDEIPHEGILAINGETGEVIVNPDDSIIKEYRSKMEAQEKMDKDLKKYRGQKAISSKGHEVIVAANIGNVSDADLVLENDGDAVGLFRSEFIYLESHDYPSEEKQFQIYKEVVKKLAPRNVIIRTLDIGADKTADYFKLDKEENPALGYRAIRICLKEKELFTTQLRALLRASHYGNLSIMIPMITHLEQVKESKAIFEGLKKEMDLENIPYKTDIQFGIMIETPAAVMISDKLAKLVDFFSIGTNDLTQYTLAVDRMNAKIQDLFDSRHEAVLRMIALTAKNAHDAGIWIGICGESASDLTLLDFYLEHHIDELSVSPSKVLRLKKAIIEK, from the coding sequence ATGAGAACTTTTAAAGGCATTGGAGCATCAGAACATGTAGCTGTTGAACAAATATTTTATCTTGAATCACTTGATTTAAGTGTGATAGAAAAAAATGATTGTATCCCAGAAGTGGAACTGAAACGATATGATGATGCAAAAAATCAAGCAATCACAGAACTAGAAGTACTATATGAAAAAACGAAACTGACAAGTGAAGAAACCGCTCAAGTATTTCTTGCACACCAAATGATGATAGAAGATTATTATTTTGTTCAAGAAGTAAATCAATTACTTGAATCAAATAAAAACGTTGAATACGCTGTTCAATTAACTGCAAATAAATTCAAAGAGATGTTTGAAGCCATGGACGATGAACTGATGAGAGCAAGAGCTGCAGATGTTCAAGACATTTCCAATCGACTCCTTCGCATTTTGAAAGGAATCAAAGAAGAAGTTCTTTCACCCAAAGGGAAATTTATACTAATTTGTGAAGATTTACTCCCATCTGATATTGTTAAATTTGATCAAAAATCCATCGCTGGATTTGTGACAAAATATGGTTCTAAGAGTTCGCATGCTGCGATACTTGCCAGAACCCTTAATTTGCCAATAGTAGTTCATTTGGATAAATTATTTGACGAAATTCCTCATGAAGGAATTTTAGCGATAAATGGTGAAACAGGAGAAGTCATTGTTAATCCAGATGATTCTATCATTAAAGAATACCGCAGTAAAATGGAAGCACAAGAAAAAATGGATAAAGATTTAAAAAAATATCGAGGACAAAAAGCCATTTCTTCGAAAGGACATGAAGTAATCGTAGCCGCAAATATCGGAAACGTAAGCGACGCTGATTTAGTTCTTGAAAATGATGGAGATGCAGTTGGGTTATTTCGAAGTGAATTTATTTACCTTGAAAGTCATGATTATCCTTCTGAAGAAAAACAATTTCAAATTTACAAAGAAGTCGTCAAAAAACTGGCACCCAGAAATGTGATTATTAGAACATTAGATATAGGGGCTGATAAAACAGCTGATTATTTCAAATTAGATAAAGAAGAAAATCCAGCACTAGGATATCGAGCGATTCGTATTTGTTTAAAAGAAAAGGAATTATTTACAACACAATTAAGAGCACTTTTAAGAGCATCTCATTATGGAAATCTATCCATTATGATTCCGATGATTACCCACTTAGAACAAGTCAAAGAATCAAAAGCCATCTTTGAAGGCTTAAAAAAGGAAATGGATTTAGAAAATATTCCTTACAAAACGGATATTCAATTTGGAATCATGATTGAGACACCTGCAGCAGTGATGATTTCAGATAAGCTTGCAAAACTCGTCGATTTCTTCAGCATTGGGACAAATGATTTAACCCAATACACGTTAGCGGTTGACAGAATGAATGCCAAAATTCAAGATTTATTTGATTCAAGACATGAAGCCGTGTTACGAATGATTGCATTAACCGCTAAAAATGCTCATGATGCAGGGATATGGATTGGAATTTGTGGAGAATCCGCAAGCGACTTAACGCTCCTTGACTTTTACTTAGAACATCATATCGACGAATTAAGTGTATCTCCTAGCAAAGTATTACGTTTAAAAAAAGCGATTATTGAAAAATAA
- a CDS encoding BglG family transcription antiterminator, giving the protein MLDYKDSYILNLLITSNQILNILDISKLLGISQRSAYYSMTRINDYLESRGLSKLINKRSFGIKIDPKVKEILQNDLSNSLEEMYLYTQKERNAIQTLILLCFNELINVSFFEALFALSRNTIVSDLKDVKKMLSVYNLALEYDSNCGYVIEGSALRKRSVILNIISKYEYLLKIKSYNLFSEKDVKFVYDKFTDLENILNIQYVNDTLVYLSMLISIVKRNQIEKVTFTDIDEMMLKDSKEYKAVVQVFKDFIDDDEILYVTLHLLGLRVQTPTELENFEDDYINEIVDFMIEEFSKLTLIYFDNQDELFKNLYLHMRQAMFRLKYGIIFENEVKDSIFENYPQITYVTNQICNKLESKLGYPIGDDDVAYIAMHFGGHLNREKRDLPKYKVLLVCLNGIATSKLLKKELEYLLGNIEIIDVVRLDEIERYQDEVDYIISTVPIKNPALIHKSLQVNSVLNEVDKAQIISLFGAFNPNYGENEMSKMIIDDIKEYLPKDKIEEVRRKILYRISKINVVKEEHGRKKNIMLKELIREDRIIFKDKVSSWQEALWVSAKPLLDAGDIEKRYIDKVISNVHELGPYIVIAPNIAISHARPENGVKNLSMSILILKEAVNFSETSDRNSKIIITLAAPDGEKHLLALQQLSSLLMDSIDELFASENVEQVLKLIKEYSEKEI; this is encoded by the coding sequence GTGCTCGATTATAAAGATAGTTATATCCTAAATTTATTAATTACGTCCAATCAAATTTTGAATATTTTGGATATCTCAAAACTATTAGGGATTTCACAAAGAAGTGCATATTATTCCATGACAAGGATTAATGATTACTTAGAATCCAGAGGGCTTTCTAAGTTAATCAATAAGAGATCTTTTGGGATCAAAATTGATCCAAAAGTAAAAGAAATCTTACAAAACGATTTATCAAATTCTTTGGAAGAAATGTATCTTTACACTCAAAAAGAACGAAATGCAATTCAAACATTAATTCTTCTATGTTTTAATGAGTTGATTAACGTCTCTTTTTTTGAAGCCCTTTTTGCGTTAAGTCGAAATACGATTGTATCCGATTTAAAAGACGTTAAAAAAATGCTTAGTGTTTACAACTTGGCCTTAGAGTATGATTCAAATTGTGGATATGTGATTGAAGGCAGTGCCTTAAGAAAAAGAAGTGTCATCTTAAACATTATCTCAAAATATGAATACCTTTTAAAAATTAAGTCATATAATTTGTTTTCTGAAAAAGACGTCAAATTTGTTTATGATAAATTTACCGATTTAGAAAACATCTTAAACATTCAGTATGTAAATGATACGCTTGTCTATTTATCCATGCTCATTTCAATCGTAAAACGAAATCAAATCGAAAAAGTGACATTTACCGATATCGATGAAATGATGTTAAAAGATTCAAAAGAATATAAAGCCGTTGTTCAGGTGTTTAAAGATTTTATCGATGACGATGAAATCTTATATGTTACTCTTCATCTTTTGGGCCTTCGAGTTCAAACACCTACCGAACTAGAAAATTTTGAAGACGATTATATTAATGAAATTGTAGACTTCATGATTGAAGAATTTTCAAAACTGACACTTATTTACTTTGATAACCAAGATGAATTATTTAAAAATTTGTATTTGCATATGCGACAAGCTATGTTTCGTTTGAAATATGGAATCATATTTGAAAACGAAGTTAAAGATTCCATCTTCGAAAATTACCCTCAAATTACTTATGTGACCAATCAAATATGTAATAAATTGGAATCAAAACTGGGATACCCTATAGGAGATGACGATGTTGCATACATTGCCATGCATTTTGGAGGTCATCTTAACCGGGAAAAACGAGATTTACCAAAATATAAAGTATTACTTGTTTGTTTAAATGGAATCGCAACGAGTAAACTATTGAAAAAAGAATTGGAATACCTTTTAGGAAACATTGAAATCATTGACGTTGTAAGGCTAGATGAAATTGAACGATACCAAGATGAAGTAGATTATATTATTTCTACTGTTCCCATAAAGAATCCAGCACTCATTCACAAATCCTTACAAGTAAACTCTGTATTAAATGAAGTCGATAAAGCTCAAATAATTTCCTTATTTGGTGCTTTTAATCCAAACTATGGAGAAAACGAAATGTCAAAGATGATCATCGATGACATTAAAGAATATCTTCCAAAAGACAAAATTGAAGAAGTGAGACGAAAAATCCTTTACCGCATTAGTAAGATTAATGTGGTAAAAGAAGAACATGGAAGGAAAAAAAATATTATGTTAAAAGAACTCATTCGTGAAGATAGAATTATTTTTAAAGACAAAGTATCTAGTTGGCAAGAAGCACTTTGGGTAAGTGCGAAACCCCTACTTGATGCAGGAGATATTGAAAAAAGATATATTGACAAAGTCATCAGTAACGTTCATGAACTTGGCCCTTATATCGTGATTGCTCCAAACATTGCAATTTCACATGCAAGACCAGAAAATGGAGTTAAAAACCTTTCCATGTCTATCTTAATCTTAAAAGAAGCAGTTAATTTTTCAGAAACGTCTGATCGTAATTCAAAAATTATTATTACACTAGCCGCTCCGGATGGAGAAAAACATTTATTAGCTTTACAACAACTATCATCATTATTAATGGATTCCATTGATGAATTATTTGCCTCAGAGAATGTGGAACAAGTTTTAAAATTGATTAAGGAATATTCAGAAAAGGAGATCTAA
- a CDS encoding PTS sugar transporter subunit IIB, whose product MKKIACICGSGLGSSLLVAMNVKSAIKEMHLVTEIDVEHMDLGSAWPGLADVIVCGQDLQDNCKRFADVIPLNNIMDKKELKEKLTTYFSSKGIL is encoded by the coding sequence ATGAAAAAAATCGCATGTATTTGTGGATCGGGACTTGGAAGTAGTTTACTGGTTGCTATGAATGTAAAATCTGCAATTAAAGAAATGCATTTAGTAACTGAAATCGACGTTGAACATATGGATTTAGGCTCAGCATGGCCTGGACTTGCAGATGTAATTGTTTGTGGACAAGACTTACAAGACAACTGTAAAAGATTTGCGGATGTAATACCACTTAACAACATTATGGATAAGAAAGAGTTGAAAGAAAAGTTAACAACTTACTTTTCTTCCAAGGGAATTCTTTAA